A stretch of Verrucomicrobiota bacterium DNA encodes these proteins:
- a CDS encoding glycosyltransferase family 4 protein, with amino-acid sequence MSSKDKNPIRVALVVDLFPPIVGGAETHARDIALEMGRIGAEVTVLTRRAREDLAAEERLENGVTVLRVGAPGSPRWGKYRFIPALLREWKKRRSDFDLVYLCGFRVLGWPLARAAARTKTPLVLRAESCGEMSGGFIWDRPGGGTNRWLKALFTPLIRIRNRRLIRSGHFLAISSVIEEEYLEEGVSTDQLARIPNGVDLERFCPATSDEKEKLRLALDLPEGLVFLYSGKLNRGKGLSLLLSSWKEFKNGGGVGTLVLVGSGGGQFLSEEESLRETVVSEGLSHSVRFTGYKRNVEEWLKAADVFVFPSEMESFGLAPLEANACGLPAISTDAGALAETVPDGIAGIRIGSKDKRALTAALKRLSEDSALREDLGKSARKWVEENYSFSNIAKAHLELFRRLREGMT; translated from the coding sequence GTGAGTTCAAAGGATAAGAATCCCATCCGAGTGGCGTTGGTAGTCGATCTTTTTCCTCCGATCGTCGGAGGTGCCGAAACACATGCACGGGATATTGCTCTGGAGATGGGGAGAATCGGTGCAGAGGTTACGGTGTTGACCCGAAGAGCAAGGGAGGATCTTGCAGCAGAAGAGAGGCTGGAAAACGGAGTGACCGTTCTGCGAGTTGGGGCTCCGGGTAGTCCCCGCTGGGGAAAATACCGATTCATTCCAGCTCTTCTAAGAGAGTGGAAGAAGCGTCGAAGTGACTTTGATCTCGTCTATCTCTGTGGTTTTCGCGTTCTTGGCTGGCCATTGGCTAGGGCAGCCGCACGCACAAAAACACCGCTAGTACTACGGGCCGAGTCCTGTGGAGAAATGTCTGGTGGATTCATTTGGGATCGGCCCGGAGGCGGTACAAATCGATGGTTAAAAGCACTTTTCACCCCGTTGATCCGGATTCGTAACCGACGTTTGATTCGAAGCGGACACTTTCTCGCCATTTCGTCAGTGATTGAAGAAGAATACCTTGAGGAGGGTGTCTCCACCGACCAGTTGGCCCGCATCCCAAACGGTGTCGATTTGGAACGCTTTTGTCCTGCAACTTCCGACGAGAAAGAGAAACTTCGACTGGCTCTGGATTTGCCCGAAGGCTTAGTCTTTTTGTATTCTGGTAAATTGAATCGTGGCAAAGGATTGAGCCTTTTGCTTTCCAGCTGGAAGGAGTTCAAGAATGGCGGAGGTGTGGGAACTCTCGTTTTGGTTGGGTCCGGTGGTGGCCAGTTTCTTTCAGAGGAGGAGTCGCTTAGAGAGACGGTTGTTTCGGAGGGTCTGTCGCATTCGGTCCGATTCACCGGTTACAAAAGAAACGTGGAAGAATGGTTGAAGGCGGCGGATGTTTTCGTGTTTCCATCAGAGATGGAATCGTTTGGGCTCGCGCCTTTGGAGGCCAATGCCTGCGGACTTCCTGCGATTAGCACGGACGCGGGTGCTTTGGCTGAAACCGTGCCGGATGGAATTGCCGGTATACGGATTGGGTCCAAAGACAAACGGGCTTTGACAGCCGCGCTAAAACGTCTCTCCGAAGACTCGGCGCTTCGTGAAGATTTGGGAAAATCGGCGAGGAAGTGGGTCGAAGAAAATTATTCCTTTTCGAATATAGCGAAGGCGCATCTGGAATTGTTTCGACGATTGAGAGAGGGAATGACTTGA
- a CDS encoding HAD family hydrolase has translation MDAKSESPEERVAVVFDVDGTLYQQKGLRRVMLRKLLIGSLLSSETRKDLLILKRFRKDRETLGQKVKSGFAEAQYRVTGENLGLKPSRVKAAVERWIHREPLRYLKKFRVPGVEEWTSSLRSLGVGLGVYSEYPAKEKVAALGLSFDVIVSSTDAEVDAFKPNPKGIEVVLSKLDTKPENALFVGDRLDRDRPCAEAAGVHFLWVSDRVKGGTSLFPPPESLLPSFLRERSPS, from the coding sequence GTGGATGCGAAGTCAGAAAGCCCCGAAGAGCGGGTAGCGGTCGTTTTTGATGTTGATGGAACTCTCTATCAACAGAAGGGCCTTAGGCGGGTCATGCTACGGAAACTCCTGATCGGGTCCCTCTTGAGTTCGGAGACGAGAAAAGACCTATTGATTCTCAAACGCTTCCGCAAAGATCGGGAAACGCTGGGCCAGAAGGTGAAGAGTGGTTTTGCCGAGGCACAGTATCGGGTGACTGGTGAGAATCTCGGTTTGAAGCCTTCACGGGTGAAGGCAGCGGTAGAGCGCTGGATTCATAGGGAACCCCTTCGGTATTTGAAGAAGTTTCGTGTTCCCGGAGTCGAAGAATGGACGTCATCGTTGCGCTCTCTGGGTGTAGGGCTTGGGGTCTACTCTGAATACCCAGCGAAGGAGAAGGTCGCTGCTCTTGGGCTTTCCTTCGATGTGATTGTATCTTCCACGGACGCAGAAGTGGATGCATTTAAACCGAATCCGAAAGGGATTGAAGTGGTTCTTTCAAAGTTGGATACGAAACCTGAAAACGCCCTTTTCGTAGGAGATCGTTTGGATCGGGATCGGCCTTGCGCGGAAGCTGCAGGAGTTCATTTCCTTTGGGTTTCCGATCGTGTGAAGGGAGGGACGAGTTTATTTCCTCCACCCGAAAGTCTTTTGCCCTCGTTTCTCAGAGAAAGAAGCCCTTCGTGA
- a CDS encoding TonB-dependent receptor produces the protein MIYPLLLALFLSELPESADSPEEGTQKIVEFPEYTVGVTRTESLLSDVPFSASVVDQTIIQEGSLQIALDEPLQNVPGVFVLNPYNYAQDTRIAIRGFGARANFGIRGIKLFVDGIPATTPDGQGEVDGIDLGSAERIEILRGPSSALYGSSAGGVLLIETESAPENPTVESRITVGSYGLFQIQGKAGARGKNLEGLASSSYLNYKGYRQNSRTEGTKFNSRWKYSFNERNTLSVILNAIDLPRQDDPGGLTLSEAEEDPRQARERNILFDSGEEVSQERIGARWIHNFDEQTNLSFRAYYTHRDFANRLPFEDGGQVTLDRNVPGGGILFQKDSGSLQVSAGADYDYQNDRRKNFDNLEGTRGDLVLDQKETVDSLGIFIAPEYRISEAWNVSAALRYDRVDFQVKDDFAADGDDSGDRTFDQISPMIGTVWTPAESFSLFANVSQSFETPTTTELDNPDGGGFNPDLEPQTATNFELGTRGRWTEVVVPFRYEIALFHIAIDDALVPFEEEAFPGREFYRNAGRSSRTGLEVFAEALLTESLTLSGSYTWSDFRYDSYSVNGEDFSGNEIPGIPKNFGSAVLQYRSENGLFLRWSTRLIGSYFADDSNQTKVSSYSTSDLRLGFEKSWNNWTLSPFIVINNIFDEEYFGNIRINAFGGRFYEPAPDRNFYGGLRVSFAFE, from the coding sequence TTGATCTATCCTCTGCTCCTTGCCCTCTTCTTGAGCGAACTCCCCGAATCGGCGGATTCGCCCGAGGAAGGCACCCAGAAGATTGTCGAGTTTCCCGAATACACCGTGGGCGTTACCCGCACCGAGAGCCTCCTCTCTGACGTTCCCTTCAGTGCCTCGGTTGTCGATCAGACCATCATCCAAGAAGGAAGTTTGCAGATCGCTCTCGATGAACCTCTCCAAAACGTTCCCGGAGTGTTCGTGCTCAATCCCTACAATTACGCCCAGGATACCCGAATAGCCATTCGTGGTTTTGGAGCCCGCGCAAACTTCGGCATTCGCGGGATCAAACTCTTTGTCGACGGTATTCCTGCAACGACACCTGACGGCCAAGGCGAAGTGGATGGGATCGATCTCGGCTCAGCAGAGAGAATCGAGATTCTTCGCGGTCCTTCCTCGGCCTTGTATGGATCTTCTGCCGGCGGCGTTCTTCTCATTGAAACCGAAAGTGCTCCAGAAAATCCCACTGTAGAATCCCGGATTACCGTGGGGTCCTACGGCTTGTTTCAGATTCAGGGAAAAGCTGGTGCGCGAGGAAAAAATCTAGAAGGCCTAGCAAGTTCATCCTACCTCAACTACAAGGGATATCGCCAAAACAGCCGGACTGAGGGCACCAAATTCAACTCCCGATGGAAGTATTCATTCAACGAGCGAAACACCCTTTCCGTGATCCTAAACGCGATCGACCTTCCCCGCCAGGACGATCCAGGTGGACTCACACTTTCCGAGGCTGAGGAAGATCCCCGCCAAGCAAGAGAACGGAATATTCTCTTCGATAGCGGCGAGGAAGTCTCCCAAGAAAGAATTGGAGCTCGCTGGATTCACAATTTTGATGAGCAAACCAACCTTTCCTTTAGGGCTTACTACACTCACCGGGACTTCGCCAATAGACTTCCGTTTGAAGACGGTGGCCAAGTTACTTTGGACCGGAATGTTCCGGGAGGAGGAATCCTTTTTCAAAAAGACAGTGGGTCACTTCAAGTCAGTGCAGGTGCGGACTATGACTACCAAAATGACCGAAGAAAGAACTTTGATAATCTGGAGGGCACCCGCGGTGATCTCGTATTGGATCAGAAAGAGACTGTCGATAGCCTGGGAATCTTTATCGCTCCTGAATACAGGATTTCAGAGGCTTGGAACGTCTCCGCAGCCCTTCGCTATGATCGGGTCGACTTTCAGGTGAAAGACGACTTTGCCGCCGACGGTGACGACTCGGGAGATCGGACATTCGACCAGATAAGCCCGATGATTGGTACCGTGTGGACTCCCGCTGAGTCTTTTAGCCTTTTTGCCAATGTTTCGCAGTCGTTCGAAACACCTACCACAACCGAGCTCGACAATCCTGACGGGGGTGGGTTCAACCCCGACCTCGAACCTCAGACAGCGACAAACTTCGAGCTCGGCACGCGTGGTCGCTGGACCGAGGTGGTCGTTCCCTTCCGTTATGAAATCGCCCTATTTCACATCGCCATCGATGATGCTCTCGTGCCTTTTGAAGAGGAGGCATTTCCCGGACGCGAGTTCTACCGGAACGCAGGGCGAAGCTCACGCACCGGCTTGGAGGTATTCGCAGAGGCACTACTTACCGAATCACTCACTCTCTCCGGAAGCTACACTTGGTCCGACTTCCGTTACGATTCCTATTCTGTTAATGGCGAAGATTTCTCCGGCAACGAGATTCCCGGAATTCCAAAAAACTTCGGCTCGGCCGTCCTCCAATATCGTTCTGAAAACGGCCTGTTTCTTCGCTGGTCTACCCGATTGATTGGCTCCTACTTCGCTGATGATTCGAACCAAACGAAAGTCAGCAGCTATTCCACCTCTGATCTACGGCTTGGATTTGAGAAAAGCTGGAACAACTGGACCCTGTCGCCCTTCATTGTAATCAACAATATCTTCGACGAAGAGTATTTCGGAAATATCCGCATCAATGCTTTCGGAGGCCGCTTCTACGAACCCGCCCCAGATAGAAACTTCTACGGGGGCTTGCGGGTCAGCTTCGCGTTTGAATGA
- a CDS encoding UbiA family prenyltransferase, whose protein sequence is MLPGTGLAFLLVGTLTGTFVFHFILGVVAACLLASANYVINEYLDAEFDRFHPVKSKRPSVQGKIQAKGVILEYLALGVVGLLLAAVIGKMFFIVSVFFLFMGFLYNVRPFRLKERVIVDVLSESINNPIRLVLGWAIVEKSALPPSSVLLAYWFGGAFLMAVKRYSEYSSIADPERAGLYRRSFQKYTSNILLLSSFFYAMNSALFLGVFLIKYRIEFLLVFPFLAILFSWYLWYGLKQDGVAENPEEMYKRKWFVIYTLFVCALIVFFFFVDIPPLEVFLEESFIQLPRIGG, encoded by the coding sequence ATGCTTCCCGGAACAGGGTTGGCGTTTCTCCTTGTTGGCACCCTCACTGGAACGTTCGTTTTTCACTTTATCCTTGGAGTAGTAGCGGCGTGTTTGCTCGCTTCTGCAAACTACGTGATCAACGAATACCTGGATGCCGAGTTTGACCGGTTTCATCCGGTGAAAAGTAAGCGTCCAAGCGTCCAGGGGAAGATTCAGGCCAAAGGAGTGATTCTGGAGTACCTCGCTCTTGGCGTGGTCGGCCTCTTGCTGGCGGCGGTCATCGGGAAGATGTTTTTCATCGTCTCGGTCTTTTTCCTTTTCATGGGCTTTCTCTACAATGTTCGGCCTTTTCGCCTGAAGGAGCGGGTGATTGTAGACGTCCTTTCCGAATCGATTAACAACCCGATCCGGTTGGTCCTGGGTTGGGCAATAGTTGAGAAGTCGGCTCTTCCTCCCTCCAGTGTGCTGCTAGCGTATTGGTTTGGTGGTGCCTTTTTAATGGCAGTCAAACGTTATTCGGAATACAGCAGCATCGCTGACCCGGAACGTGCAGGTCTCTACCGGCGTTCCTTTCAAAAATACACTTCGAACATTCTCCTTCTTTCGAGCTTCTTCTACGCGATGAACTCGGCCTTGTTTCTGGGCGTCTTTTTGATCAAGTATCGTATCGAGTTCCTCCTCGTTTTCCCGTTTCTTGCCATTCTGTTTTCGTGGTATCTATGGTATGGCCTGAAGCAGGACGGGGTGGCGGAAAATCCCGAAGAGATGTATAAGCGCAAATGGTTCGTCATCTACACTCTCTTTGTGTGCGCCTTGATCGTCTTTTTCTTTTTCGTCGACATCCCGCCGCTTGAGGTCTTTCTGGAGGAAAGTTTTATTCAACTTCCAAGGATAGGGGGTTAG
- a CDS encoding NAD-dependent epimerase/dehydratase family protein: MSDFHQGETILVTGATGFAGGVLTRRLVDSGARPRVLVRSGEKFAEKGLSGVDCIEGSITDQSAVNRAVEGVSAVYHLAAVYREGGLDHNVYREVHVEGTRNLCEAALSAGVKRFVHCSTVGVHGHIEDPPADETYRYSPGDVYQKTKLEGEKVALRFQREHGLPVSVVRPAAIYGPDDERLLKMFRLANRDRIVLLGSGEIFYHMVHVEDLATGFLLAGRVPEAVGEAFIIGGDRFLSLNELLKSIAEILGKKGELLHFPAKPFQWAGSFCEGVFIPLGLNPPLYRRRVDFFTKSRAFDISKAKRVLGYEPLVTIEDGLAATASAYREAGWLR; encoded by the coding sequence ATGTCTGATTTTCATCAAGGCGAGACCATTCTCGTGACCGGGGCAACTGGGTTTGCTGGTGGCGTCTTGACTCGCCGTTTGGTTGATAGTGGTGCCCGTCCTCGGGTCCTGGTTCGGTCGGGCGAGAAGTTTGCCGAGAAAGGATTGTCTGGGGTCGATTGTATCGAAGGCTCCATTACAGATCAATCGGCTGTCAATCGGGCTGTCGAGGGAGTCTCGGCAGTCTATCATTTGGCAGCAGTTTATCGGGAAGGTGGACTCGACCATAACGTCTACCGCGAGGTGCACGTTGAGGGCACTCGAAACCTTTGCGAAGCAGCCCTGTCAGCGGGGGTGAAGAGATTCGTCCACTGTAGCACTGTTGGGGTGCATGGTCACATTGAAGATCCGCCTGCTGATGAAACCTATCGTTATTCGCCCGGAGATGTCTATCAGAAGACCAAGTTGGAGGGAGAGAAGGTAGCCCTTCGGTTTCAGCGGGAACATGGATTGCCGGTAAGTGTGGTGCGGCCTGCTGCAATTTATGGCCCTGATGATGAGCGGCTGCTAAAGATGTTCCGCTTGGCAAACAGAGACCGGATTGTTCTTCTGGGCTCTGGCGAGATCTTTTATCACATGGTTCACGTTGAGGATTTGGCAACCGGGTTTCTGTTGGCGGGACGAGTGCCGGAGGCTGTTGGGGAAGCATTTATAATCGGGGGAGACCGTTTTCTTTCCCTCAATGAACTTCTAAAGAGCATTGCTGAAATTCTCGGTAAGAAGGGTGAGCTTCTTCACTTTCCGGCGAAACCGTTTCAATGGGCTGGGTCTTTTTGTGAGGGGGTCTTTATTCCATTGGGCCTCAACCCGCCGCTGTATCGCCGCCGTGTCGATTTTTTCACTAAGAGCCGGGCTTTTGATATCTCAAAGGCAAAACGGGTTCTTGGCTACGAACCTTTGGTCACAATTGAGGACGGCCTTGCGGCAACTGCATCGGCTTATCGCGAGGCGGGATGGCTGCGATGA